In Scheffersomyces stipitis CBS 6054 chromosome 7, complete sequence, the DNA window GCATGAGTATACAAAGTTCCGCTCATTTTTGAACATGGCTAATGACAAAAGATGGCCACGTTTGGTACAATTGTGCAAGAAATATGtaacgaagaaaagattagCTTTGAGTACCGGATCTTCTCTCTCAGCGCTCATCGATAACCCCAGGTTCTGTAGCACTCCAAACTCTGCCCTGCGATATGGACTCGCGCTAGCCAGATTCCTCTATGTTGCCATGAAAATGTGcgagttgaaggaacaCAAAGCAATGGAAGCGTTTGATCAAGTATTCTGTGCCAACAAAGAACAGGGATTACGAAGATTTTTCGGTcaaatgaagatatttGGCGCGTTCTGGTTGTTGTCTCCGGTGCTAGTGTTGCAGGAAGACGACCTAAACTACATGGACGATATCTTTATGAGCAGTCTAATGGTGtgtcttcttgatgaaggaGGAATAGGATTCAAAATTAAGTCGTACCGCTGCGATTTCTGCAGTGGCCTATCCTTTGCATTCAAATGTATAGCTGTGGACGTGATGAAAAAAGACAAGTCTTATGTCCATCCTTTTGTTGAGGATTGTAACAAGTCTGCTTCCATATCACTCAATTTCGGCCGATTTCGCAAGTTCAGTGCCGATGTACACTCGTTGAGTCCTCGAACATTTGGAAGGACCATGAATGTGCTACGTGTTGGAGACATAATAAGAATAAATAcatttgaagttggactCAACGACATCAAAAAATGGGTCTATGATGCCATTCAGCAATATGTACTTGAAGTCGAGGAACTTTTCGTGGACATCAACATCACGCCAACTATGGCCATGCATGAGATGCTGGCAGCACAAAAACcaagagttgttggaatgCCTCAAACTAGTTACAACTGGGATCAAAGGGACATCGACAGATGCTTGGAAATTAATCTGGTTGATAAGTATGATGTCAAAAGTCTTCAGTGTTTCCGTCGCCGACTCTCTAGATTGAACAActattttttttgtatgatcttgttgacgTGTGGGTCTCCGTATCGTTTAACGGAATTATACCTGGTTCTTATTCGTaacgaagaaagattggGAAGTAATGTATTTGTTGCTGATGGGATGCTTGGCCTCTTtaccaacaatggaaaGAACAGTATGAAATATAGTCGAGAACGTCCTATTCTCAAGATGTTGCCCGAAGAGGTGTCAGAATGCTTGGCTCACTATATCTATTTTGTCCGGCCATTCGAATACACTCTTGTTGAATACCAAGAACAAACCGGTTCATTGAGCCTCACAGAGTTTAAGAAACTAAGTGATAAATACAAGCTCCATTTGTTCATGGGAGAGAAGGGAATCAAAAGCAGTACTACTCTTGGAAAATCGTTCCGTAAGTTCATAAATAAAACAACTCCAAAGCTTAGAGGAATCATGTACGGTGAAATAAGACAAGTGCTTTCATATTTTGTTGGGGCGAACGTCTCTGGGATGATTGGGTTACAGATCAAGATTGACAACACCCTTGCCGAACAGGCTGGGCATTCGTTTAGTAGGTTTGTCGAAAGTTATGCCACAAATAGAGATGGCTACAATCATGTCATGCTTCAAAGAATGAGAGACTGTCTGGCAGCCTGGCATACCTGTTTGGAGATGAGGACTCTTCAGATATTTACGCCTAGCATATTTACTAGGAACGAACCACCGAAATTGACAGGAGAGGAACTCTTGGAGGCAGGCAGAAAGATATTTGGACAACAGTTTAGGTTCAAGGAGGGCCAACAACAGGCCACATCGGATGTAGCTAATTGCTTCAGTATGATGGTGGCTATTAATCTGGGAAAGACGACTTGTTGCATTATTGCGATGTTGGCAGAGCGTACTAACAGTCTTCGCCGGACCAATCGAGGTAAAAAGACTCACTGTGTTACGATATTTGTGGTACCTTATATTTCTACACTCAACTCCACCATCCGCCAATTAACAGAAAATTTCAAGGTGCATACGTATGATGGTTCTGTTGGACAGGTCAACAATTATGATGTTCTTTTGATGCTGCTTGAAGACGGCCACCTTAGACATCTTGATTCGGTAGTCAGACATATTCAGTCTACTAATTATCGAGGCAAGACCTATCTCCGCCGGGTGGTGGTTGATGATGCACATATTTTGCAAATGAAACAATACGTGATAGAAGGAAACAAAAATGTACCAATAGTATTTTTGACGTCATTCCTTTCACAGAAGGAAGACGATACGTTGAGTACATTATTTAATCTCGAATCCTTGGTGAGGGTGTCGTCACAGGAACCACTCTTGCCTCATAAAGAGTTcactcttttcaagaagccTAGTACCACGTCAATATGTCAGACGGTTATAGACAAAGTTAGGAGTTTGGGTTCGGCAATTGTGATTGCCGAGTCTTCTGATAAAGTGTCGTACTTGTTAAATAGAATGGCCGTTGAGGTTCCAAGTATAGGTATCTATGGATCCCCAGATGCCAGAGCAGCTGCTTTAAATAAGATAGCCAGTGAGAATATCAGGGTTGTGGTTACTACGGCAGAGGCGATGGTTGGTCTTCATATGTTCAAACATACAACCGTCTTGTTTGCATATTCGATTAACAACCCGATAGAATTGCTTGTTGGCAGTCAATTGAGCAGTGGGAAGGTAGAAATGGTATTGCTCAACTTTTATTCGACTGAGTTTCAACGAGACTTATTGGACACTTGTGTTAATTTAATGATAATGAGACATATGCGTTTAACTGAACAAACTTGTTATGAGGCTGGTAAGGAGCGGTGTCATGCTTGTGTcaacaagagaagacaTGCATGAAGTGTATTCGTTTTCATAATCGTATGTATGCTATTCTAAATAAAAAACCTCTTCTTTCGGTAAAAACAACTCAATCTTTTTACAACATTCATTGAAGATTAGGTACGTAAGTAATACTACTGTCTCTGTCCCAGGGTGTTCAACCTCAATTGCATAATTATACTGCCACAGCGTGAAACGTCAACACTGCAATTTGAAAGCCGTGCCAACGGAGCgcaaaatttttcaaaatgtCAAATAGACGCAAGCGAGATTGTGCAACCTCGCCTATCGCAACGAATTTGTATGCGCCATAGTTAAATTATCCACATAGTGTGCAGGCGAGGTGCGTAGTGCGCCTGTCACGGGCAAAAAATCACACTTGCTGTGCAGTTCCGAGGTGCGTACTTTTGCCTGTCACGACTCAAAAAATACGACATTCCGCGACATCCACAACATAAATGTCGTTTCGCACCCATTATTTAGCGCATACCTTACGTCACTTCCACAAACATCCATGAAAACTTGGCCCGTcagatccataccgcaagacgtgaaaagatccataccgcaagacgtgaaaagatccataccgcaagacgtgaaaagatccataccgcaagacgtgaaaagatccatgccgcaagacgtgaaaagatccataccgcaagacgtgaaaagatccataccgcaagacgtgaaaagatccataccgcaagacgtgaaaagatccataccgcaagacgtgaaaagatccataccgcaaggCCCGTGCCGCTATTATACCTCCGTGCCGCAACTATTAACTCACACCCCTTTGGTCACTTTATATCCTATTTGGGTCGCCTCACTTAACTTCCGTGCCTCAACCAAAATCTTACATATTTGGTCACGTTATGTCATGCCCGTGCAAACAACTAGTATCTCGTAAATTTTGTCACCCTATGTCCTATTTGGGTCGATTCCATACAGGACTATTGGCAAAATATGACGTAAGCATTTTACATCTGCAGAAATAGATAAGACAACACTCCGGTCACGTGAATGGCTGCTTTTGGGCGATCCGATACTTCTACTGCGAAGAATGTCTTAGGTCACATTCCTTCCTCGCACAAAACACTGGAATACTTATGAAAACTTAGATAAAAATATCCTACCTCAAAGCCTTCTTCATACAACTGGTTGTCAATACACAATGGAGCAGTCTGTTCGACTGGAtcaaacttgtccaactttTCGTAGGAGTGACGAGTTTTTGAGGGGTATCAATTGTTCAGACAATATTCTCTTGACCTGTCGCTACTGTTCTGACCACCGATTTACCTATGGCAATGCTTTGCTAATTTGGTACATCTGCTAGACAAGACGCCCACCTGGTCTAATAGAATCCTACTGTTGAACATTATGTAATTCCATAAAAATCCAGGATATCCTACTTCAAATGAATCAATTGATGATCTTCATAattattttcaaactttggGGATCTCGCCATCCTTTTATACCTCTCAGTTCTCATTTTAGTAATACACGCACATCAAATGCGGTTAAATTGTTTCACCTCTATATTGACTGTACATAACCCCCTATCAATCAATTTCAGTCATGTGATTCTAAATGGATAATCCTCCctccaaattcacaacAACTCAATATAATACAACAATATCACATTCCCACTAAATCATACATCATCCTATCAACAGTAACCAACACCaaatatccatattcttaCAATCTTAACTTTTCCCTTACCTCTATTACTTTttaattttcttgtatacATGAACTGCTTGTCTCTCTAGAAAGAATGCGAAATATACTGTAAAAATACTAATTGCTGCAAAAAATTGCACCTGTCCTAAAAGTAATACCATTCGATTACCATCATTCAATCAAGTAAGAATTCATCACCTTTGAATCTTAAAAAATTCGAATGCTCTAATTATATCTACTTAAAATATGTTCACATGGTATCCGGTCACATGACACAACACGCAAATATGGCAACCCAGAAGTATAGCTATTCTGAAGAAGTGTCCGAGTGCTTGGCTTACGGTATCTGTTCGAACATACTCTAGTTCAGTACCTAGAACAAACTGGTTCATTGAAATTCACTGAGTTTGAAGACCTCAGTGACAAATACAAGCTCCATTTGTTCATGGGAGAAAAAAACATCAAAAGCAGTACTGTCCTTGGAAAGTCGTTGCGTCAGTTTGtggcttcaacaactccaaagCTTAGTGGAATAAAATACGGGGAAATAAGACAAGTACTTTCATATTTGGTTGCGGAGAAAGTGTCTGGGATGGTTGGATTACAGAACATTATTGACAAAACCCTTGCCGAACAGTCTGGGCATTCTTTTAGAAGGTTTGTCGAAAGTTATGCCACAGATAGAAATGGTTACAATAACGTAATGCTACAACGAATGAGAGACTGTCTGGCAGCCTGGCATACGTGTTTGGAGATGAGGACTCTTCAGATATTCTCGCCTAGTATATGGATCGAGGACGAACTACCGAAATTTACGGGCCAGGAACTTATAGATGCCGGCAGACAGATGTTTGGGCCACACTTTAAGTTCAAGAGGGACCAGCAACAGGCTACTTCAGATGTGGCCAATTGCTTCAGTACGACGGTGGCTATTAACCTGGGAAAGACGACTTGTTGCCTCATTGCGATGTTGGCGGAGCTTAATTTCAGTCGTCGCCAGTCCGATCGACACAGAAAGATTTACTTGGTTACGATATTGGTGGTACCTTACGTTTCTACACTCAATTCCACCATCCGGCAATTAACAGACTTGGGGTTCAAGGTGCGTACGTTTCATGGGGCTGATGGACTGGTCACCGACTACGATGTTCTTTTGATGCTGCTTGAAGACGGCCACCTTAGATATCTTAATCAGGTAGTCAGACATTTTGAGTCCGTTGCTCATCAAGGCAGGACCTATCTCCGGCGGGTGGTGGTTGACGATGCCCATATTTTGCAGATGAAAGATTTTGTGGTTGATGGAAACAGAAATGTACCCGTCGTATTTTTGACATCATTCCTTCCCCAGGTTTCAGACAATTCGATGCGTACATTATTTAGTCTCAATCGGTTGGGAAGGGTGTCGTCACAGGATCCAATATTGCCTCACAAAGAATTCACTCTTGTCAAGAAGCCGAATGCCGCGTCAATAAATCAGACGATTTCATACAGAGTTAGGAGTTTGGGTTCGGCGCTTGTACTCGTTCAATCTTATGAAAATGTGTTGTACTTGGAACATCGGTTGGCTGAGGAGGGGGTTCCATGTATAGGTGTCTGTGGAATTCCACAGCGCAGAACAGCTGCCTTAGAAAAGATGGCCAGTGAGAATATCAAGGTCGTGGTTACTACGGCAGAAGCCATGGTGGGTCTACATCAGTTCGAGGCTACAACCGTGTTGTTTGCATATTCGATTAGAAACCCTATAGAATTGCTTGTAGCCAGTCAATTTAGCAGTGGGAAGGTGGAGATGGTTTTGTACAACACCTGTTCGTCTGCGTTTCAACGAGAATTGTCAAACAATTGTGTCAACTTAATACTAATGAGACACATGCGTATGACGGAAGAAACCTGTTATGATGCTGGCAAGGAGCAGTGTCATATTTGTGccaacaagagaagaagaggataGACACTGTCTGTTTAGACGTCGCTGATCCGGCCACTTACTAGCAGATTAATATATAATAACTATAGTTCCTCTTCCCTGTAACTTAAGTCTAGCTTACGCCTGTATTCAGACGCCTCAAAATGCTTTGGCTAGAGAACAAACAGCCAGAGGCACCGTCGCTCGTGACCCGTCAAGTGTGATTTGCGATAGCTTTTGCCTGTATCCAATCAAATAATCAACGCCTCAAAATGCTTTGGCTAGAGAACAAACAGCCAGAGGCCCCGTCGCTCGTGACCCGTCAAGTGTGATTTGCGACATTTCTATTTCCTGTCTCTAAGCAGTCCATCCTGCCTGTAAGCAGTCTGTCCTGTCTCTAAGCCATTTTCAGGGTCCTCAACCTCGACCTCGTCACCGCACGCCATAGTTAAGGCCCATAGTTAAGCGACCGAAGTGTGAAACTGCCCGCCTGTCCTTTCGCAGGTGGGGCGAAAGTACAGAAAATACGACTAACGAAAGAAGTAAGTTTTGGAACCTCCAAGATGATAAATTCAATAATTTTAGACAATGTGGAGAAGCATCAACAAGATAAAAGTAATTGGAGATAGGTGAATCCTGATCGCTCctccaacagcagcaaaaACGGTTGGAATAGAAGGGGCATACGAAGTTGTGGAGGTTGCCAAAGTAGTCCCTGGTATTGTGATTACAGGAGTAGAAGCAATAGGTCCTTCATGCCCGGAatcagaaccagaacctgaaccagaacctgaaccagaacctgaacctgaaccagaaccagaacctgaaccagaacctgaaccagaacctgaaccagaacctgaaccagaacctgaaccagaacctgaacctgaaccagaaccagaacctgaaccagaacctgaacctgaaccagaaccagaacctgaaccagaaccagaaccagaaccagaaccagaaccagaaccagaacaagaactaGAGCCACTAGTTTCAGAAGTACTTGTGCCTGTTTCCgtttcagaagttgaagtagtGCCAGAGGATGGActttcttctacaactttcAAACTTACTGGAATGCATCCACTGCTGTTGACAAGTTCTAAAGCAGGTGCAGTATCTGGGCATGCGTAGAAAACATCTTGACCATTCAACAGGAGTGAATCACCATCTTCTCTCTTGACCAAAGCAGCAGGAGAACTAGTCTCTTGCCAATTGGCAAACGGTTCATTACTTAAGTGAAACCCATTACTATCTGCAGTAACATAGAGTCCACCAACAGTAAGGTATCCAGGTGGAAGAGATAAATGGAATGTATCACCTCCAGTATTGGTAAAGGTGATGAATTGGCCATCATGTGTAAggaattgttcaaaatcaatatcTGGGTTGATTGAGAATGCAAGCAATCTAAAGTCGTTCTCTTCCACAACAGGtgatgaacttgtagaTGGTAGTTCACTTTGAGAAGTAGGAAGCGAACTCAATAAAGAAGGTGTAATAATTTCACTTGGGGAAGTAGCAGAAACTGAAGCCAAAAATGCTGATTCCGAAGAACTTGGTAATGACGATGATGTAATTGTTATAACTGACGATGTTGAAGATAAGGTATAAGTGGTCTCGGAAATCGAGAAAAATGATGACGAAGTATTGCTGTAATATCCGAAAGATAAAGAGCTCATAGAAGATACGACAATGCTTTCTGAGGAGTATTTCTGAGGTAATGTACTTGAACTGACGATGGCCGAGATACCTGATTCAGATTTGGAGATTGAACTAACTTCGGACACGGAAATAGCCGAAGAGCTTACCGCAGATGCAATGCTCGATTCAGATACGGAGCTTGAACTAACTTCGGACACAGAAGTAGTCGGAGAGTTTACCGCAGATGCAATGCTTGATTCAGATACGGAGCTTGAACTAACTTCGGACACAGAAGTAGTCGGAGAGCTTACCGCAGATGCAATGCTTGATTCAGATACGGAGCTTGAACTAACTTCTGAACTCTCTGATGTGACGGATTCCGTACTGGATATGCTGGATGATGATTCGGAGCTTGAACTAACTTCGGACACAGAAGTAGTCGGAGAGCTTACCGCAGATGCAATGCTTGATTCAGATACGGAGCTTGAACTAACTTCTGAACTCTCTGATGTGACGGATTCCGTACTGGATATGCTGGATGATGATTCGGAGCTTGAACTAACTTCGGACACGGAAATAGCCGAAGAGCTTACCGCAGATGCAATGCTCGATTCAGATACGGAGCTTGAACTAACTTCTGAACTCTCTGATGTGACGGATTCCGTACTGGATATGCTGGATGATGATTCGGAGCTTGAACTAACTTCGGACACAGAAGTAGTCGGAGAGCTTACCGCAGATGCAATGCTCGATTCAGATACGGAGCTTGCACTAACTTCTGAACTCTTTGAAGTGACGGATTCCGTAGTGGATAGGCTGGATGATGATTCAATCGAAGTGCTGATTGTAGAGCTCAActcagacgaagaagattgcAGTGGTTCAATACCGTCTATTAGTAgctcaacttcttcacaaCCTATGGTATTAGTAAGCGACAAGGGAGAGCTTTGATCTGGACAGTAGAAGAAGGTAGTTGTTCCGTTGATCAGTAATGTACCTAAATCTGCTCgcttgatgaagatgttgcTAATTGAGGAAATGCTCCAACCTCCAAATGGAATCTCACTCAAGTAAATTCCACTATGGTCAGCATGAACATATAACCCATCAACGATAAGGTGTCCTTCAGGAACATTCAAATAAAATGTAGAACCGGCGTGCTCTGCGACAGTTATTACGTTGCCATTGTGAGTAAGGAACACGTCCAAACCtgtatcttcatctttaaTTTCTATCATAAATCCATCACCCAGTGGCACTGGAAGTGTATATGTGGGTGATGTTTCTGtgtaaatggaagtagtcgtgtaccagcttcccgAATCGTCGGTAGTGACAAtcacttcaccagtcacAGTGCTTCCGTCGTCCTGGATGACAAGAGTGttgtactcagtttctgtgtaaatggaagtagtcgtgtaccagcttcccgAATCGTCGGTGGTGACAAtcacttcaccagtcacAGTGCTTCCGTCGTCCTGGATGACAAGAGTGttgtactcagtttctgtgtaaatggaagtagtcgtgtaccagcttcccgAATCGTCGGTAGTGACAAtcacttcaccagtcacAGTGCTTCCGTCGTCCTGGATGACAAGAGTGttgtactcagtttctgtgtaaatggaagtagtcgtgtaccagcttcccgAATCGTCGGTAGTGACAAtcacttcaccagtcacAGTGCTTCCGTCGTCCTGGATGACAAGAGTGttgtactcagtttctgtgtaaatggaagtagtcgtgtaccagcttcccgAATCGTCGGTAGTGACAAtcacttcaccagtcacAGTGCTTCCGTCGTCCTGGATGACAAGAGTGttgtactcagtttctgtgtaaatggaagtagtcgtgtaccagcttcccgAATCGTCGGTGGTGACAAtcacttcaccagtcacAGTGCTTCCGTCGTCCTGGATGACAAGAGTGttgtactcagtttctgtgtaaatggaagtagtcgtgtaccagcttcccgAATCGTCGGTGGTGACAAtcacttcaccagtcacAGTGCTTCCGTCGTCCTGGATGACAAGAGTGttgtactcagtttctgtgtaaatggaagtagtcgtgtaccagcttcccgAATCGTCGGTAGTGACAAtcacttcaccagtcacAGTGCTTCCGTCGTCCTGGATGACAAGAGTGttgtactcagtttctgtgtaaatggaagtagtcgtgtaccagcttcccgAATCGTCGGTAGTGACAAtcacttcaccagtcacAGTGCTTCCGTCGTCCTGGATGACAAGAGTGttgtactcagtttctgtgtaaatggaagtagtcgtgtaccagcttcccgAATCGTCGGTAGTGACAAtcacttcaccagtcacAGTGCTTCCGTCGTCCTGGATGACAAGAGTGttgtactcagtttctgtgtaaatggaagtagtcgtgtaccagcttcccgAATCGTCGGTAGTGACAAtcacttcaccagtcacAGTGCTTCCGTCGTCCTGGATGACAAGAGTGttgtactcagtttctgtgtaaatggaagtagtcgtgtaccagcttcccgAATCGTCGGTGGTGACAAtcacttcaccagtcacAGTGCTTCCGTCGTCCTGGATGACAAGAGTGttgtactcagtttctgtgtaaatggaagtagtcgtgtaccagcttcccgAATCGTCGGTAGTGACAAtcacttcaccagtcacAGTGCTTCCGTCGTCCTGGATGACAAGAGTGttgtactcagtttctgtgtaaatggaagtagtcgtgtaccagcttcccgAATCGTCGGTGGTGACAAtcacttcaccagtcacAGTGCTTCCGTCGTCCTGGATGACAAGAGTGttgtactcagtttctgtgtaaatggaagtagtcgtgtaccagcttcccgAATCGTCGGTAGTGACAAtcacttcaccagtcacAGTGCTTCCGTCGTCCTGGATGACAAGAGTGttgtactcagtttctgtgtaaatggaagtagtcgtgtaccagcttcccgAATCGTCGGTAGTGACAAtcacttcaccagtcacAGTGCTTCCGTCGTCCTGGATGACAAGAGTGttgtactcagtttctgtgtaaatggaagtagtcgtgtaccagcttcccgAATCGTCGGTAGTGACAAtcacttcaccagtcacAGTGCTTCCGTCGTCCTGGATGACAAGAGTGttgtactcagtttctgtgtaaatggaagtagtcgtgtaccagcttcccgAATCGTCGGTAGCGACAAtcacttcaccagtcacAGTGCTTCCGTCGTCCTGGATGACAAGAGTGttgtactcagtttctgtgtaaatggaagtagtcgtgtaccagcttcccgAATCGTCGGTAGTGACAAtcacttcaccagtcacAGTGCTTCCGTCGTCCTGGATGACAAGAGTGttgtactcagtttctgtgtaaatggaagtagtcgtgtaccagcttcccgAATCGTCGGTAGTGACAAtcacttcaccagtcacAGTGCTTCCGTCGTCCTGGATGACAAGAGTGttgtactcagtttctgtgtaaatggaagtagtcgtgtaccagcttcccgAATCGTCGGTGGTGACAAtcacttcaccagtcacAGTGCTTCCGTCGTCCTGGATGACAAGAGTGttgtactcagtttctgtgtaaatggaagtagtcgtgtaccagcttcccgAATCGTCGGTAGTGACAAtcacttcaccagtcacAGTGCTTCCGTCGTCCTGGATGACAAGAGTGttgtactcagtttctgtgtaaatggaagtagtcgtgtaccagcttcccgAATCGTCGGTAGTGACAAtcacttcaccagtcacAGTGCTTCCGTCGTCCTGGATGACAAGAGTGttgtactcagtttctgtgtaaatggaagtagtcgtgtaccagcttcccgAATCGTCGGTGGTGACAAtcacttcaccagtcacAGTGCTTCCGTCGTCCTGGATGACAAGAGTGttgtactcagtttctgtgtaaatggaagtagtcgtgtaccagcttcccgA includes these proteins:
- a CDS encoding predicted protein, with the translated sequence MSNRRKRDCATSPIATNFVQASSEVRTFACHDSKNTTFRDIHNINVVSHPLFSAYLTSLPQTSMKTWPVRSIPQDVKRSIPQDVKRSIPQDVKRSIPQDVKRSMPQDVKRSIPQDVKRSIPQDVKRSIPQDVKRSIPQDVKRSIPQGPCRYYTSVPQLLTHTPLVTLYPIWVASLNFRASTKILHIWSRYVMPVQTTSIS
- a CDS encoding predicted protein, giving the protein MVGLQNIIDKTLAEQSGHSFRRFVESYATDRNGYNNVMLQRMRDCSAAWHTCLEMRTLQIFSPSIWIEDELPKFTGQELIDAGRQMFGPHFKFKRDQQQATSDVANCFSTTVAINSGKTTCCLIAMLAELNFSRRQSDRHRKIYLVTILVVPYVSTLNSTIRQLTDLGFKVRTFHGADGSVTDYDVLLMSLEDGHLRYLNQVVRHFESVAHQGRTYLRRVVVDDAHILQMKDFVVDGNRNVPVVFLTSFLPQVSDNSMRTLFSLNRLGRVSSQDPILPHKEFTLVKKPNAASINQTISYRVRSLGSALVLVQSYENVLYLEHRLAEEGVPCIGVCGIPQRRTAALEKMASENIKVVVTTAEAMVGLHQFEATTVLFAYSIRNPIELLVASQFSSGKVEMVLYNTCSSAFQRELSNNCVNLILMRHMRMTEETCYDAGKEQCHICANKRRRG
- a CDS encoding hypothetical serine rich protein, giving the protein MLFRKFITAVVLSLAGLVTPATISESTIYRGEFDFTILGPLTIDGTGGTYLSIVDVSSVSLGSLTVDSANSFYVTVVNALSSIVNISGSLANTGTVSFLTGVTYTLGSITNNAGGTMYFAGSGSGATMGAITNSGQMCFYNSVTFSSTISGSGGCVSANRGSTIIIPYTTSGQTYYLDSLSMINVTAPSGSGYVTPNPIPIQGFGNSNTITMSQLSSTAPYYYSTASDGAAAGAAAGTLRVYYLTTHYVDFIIGTGYGNTGTITNPNWSYSTKSGIKFIGTLKWPTSSSCQCQALPVAPGINPAEYTTTFTSDGSTVTGEVIVTTDDSGSWYTTTSIYTETEYNTLVIQDDGSTVTGEVIVTTDDSGSWYTTTSIYTETEYNTLVIQDDGSTVTGEVIVTTDDSGSWYTTTSIYTETEYNTLVIQDDGSTVTGEVIVTTDDSGSWYTTTSIYTETEYNTLVIQDDGSTVTGEVIVTTDDSGSWYTTTSIYTETEYNTLVIQDDGSTVTGEVIVTTDDSGSWYTTTSIYTETEYNTLVIQDDGSTVTGEVIVTTDDSGSWYTTTSIYTETEYNTLVIQDDGSTVTGEVIVTTDDSGSWYTTTSIYTETEYNTLVIQDDGSTVTGEVIVTTDDSGSWYTTTSIYTETEYNTLVIQDDGSTVTGEVIVTTDDSGSWYTTTSIYTETEYNTLVIQDDGSTVTGEVIVATDDSGSWYTTTSIYTETEYNTLVIQDDGSTVTGEVIVTTDDSGSWYTTTSIYTETEYNTLVIQDDGSTVTGEVIVTTDDSGSWYTTTSIYTETEYNTLVIQDDGSTVTGEVIVTTDDSGSWYTTTSIYTETEYNTLVIQDDGSTVTGEVIVTTDDSGSWYTTTSIYTETEYNTLVIQDDGSTVTGEVIVTTDDSGSWYTTTSIYTETEYNTLVIQDDGSTVTGEVIVTTDDSGSWYTTTSIYTETEYNTLVIQDDGSTVTGEVIVTTDDSGSWYTTTSIYTETEYNTLVIQDDGSTVTGEVIVTTDDSGSWYTTTSIYTETEYNTLVIQDDGSTVTGEVIVTTDDSGSWYTTTSIYTETEYNTLVIQDDGSTVTGEVIVTTDDSGSWYTTTSIYTETEYNTLVIQDDGSTVTGEVIVTTDDSGSWYTTTSIYTETEYNTLVIQDDGSTVTGEVIVTTDDSGSWYTTTSIYTETEYNTLVIQDDGSTVTGEVIVTTDDSGSWYTTTSIYTETEYNTLVIQDDGSTVTGEVIVTTDDSGSWYTTTSIYTETEYNTLVIQDDGSTVTGEVIVTTDDSGSWYTTTSIYTETEYNTLVIQDDGSTVTGEVIVTTDDSGSWYTTTSIYTETEYNTLVIQDDGSTVTGEVIVTTDDSGSWYTTTSIYTETSPTYTLPVPSGDGFMIEIKDEDTGLDVFLTHNGNVITVAEHAGSTFYLNVPEGHLIVDGLYVHADHSGIYLSEIPFGGWSISSISNIFIKRADLGTLSINGTTTFFYCPDQSSPLSLTNTIGCEEVELLIDGIEPSQSSSSELSSTISTSIESSSSLSTTESVTSKSSEVSASSVSESSIASAVSSPTTSVSEVSSSSESSSSISSTESVTSESSEVSSSSVSESSIASAVSSSAISVSEVSSSSESSSSISSTESVTSESSEVSSSSVSESSIASAVSSPTTSVSEVSSSSESSSSISSTESVTSESSEVSSSSVSESSIASAVSSPTTSVSEVSSSSVSESSIASAVNSPTTSVSEVSSSSVSESSIASAVSSSAISVSEVSSISKSESGISAIVSSSTLPQKYSSESIVVSSMSSLSFGYYSNTSSSFFSISETTYTLSSTSSVITITSSSLPSSSESAFLASVSATSPSEIITPSLLSSLPTSQSELPSTSSSPVVEENDFRLLAFSINPDIDFEQFLTHDGQFITFTNTGGDTFHLSLPPGYLTVGGLYVTADSNGFHLSNEPFANWQETSSPAALVKREDGDSLSLNGQDVFYACPDTAPALELVNSSGCIPVSLKVVEESPSSGTTSTSETETGTSTSETSGSSSCSGSGSGSGSGSGSGSGSGSGSGSGSGSGSGSGSGSGSGSGSGSGSGSGSGSGSGSGSGSGSGSGSGSGSGSGSGSDSGHEGPIASTPVITIPGTTLATSTTSYAPSIPTVFAAVGGAIRIHLSPITFILLMLLHIV